The following is a genomic window from Hymenobacter sp. APR13.
ATCTTCCGCGACCAGCAGGACCTGATGCCCGCCGAGGCCACCACGCTCAGCCTGGGCTTCAAGGAGGAATTCCCGCAGAAGGACGCCTTCCTGGTGGAAACCCTGATTTCGCGCGACGGCGCGGCCCACTTCCTGGAAGTAACCGGCGGCCTGCTCACGCACTACGGCCCCGAGGGCGAGCTGCAGATTGAGGTGTTTGAGGCCTCGGAAGCTCTGGCCACCGGCGAGGTGCTGAGCCTGGAAGAGAAGTTTCTGGCCGGCGAAGGCCAGAACATCACCCCGGCCCGCTACGCGCCGGAGCCCCAAGAGCGCCAGCGCATCTCGGAGGAAGTGAAGCAGGAGCTGCGTCGCGTGGCCGAAATCCTGAACATTCAGGGCTACGCCCGCATCGATGCGTTTGTGCGCGTCCGCGACAACGGGGCGGTGGAAGTGCTCATCATCGAGGTGAACTCCTTGCCCGGCATGACGCCCGCTACCTGCATTTTCCACCAGACCGCGCTGGCCGGCTACACGCCCTACCAGTTCATCGACCAGATTCTGGAGTTCGGCAAGCAGCGCAGTGAGCGGCAGATTGTAGCATAAGCTTTAGCTTGTGCCGTTAACCGCCTACCTCATTTTCATCTACCCTACCTGTCGCCAACTACCACCTGGCGGCGCAAGCTAAAGCTTACGCTACATGTCTTTTTTCAAATCTGATACGCCGCTTGATCTGGTGAAGCACCTGCTGGTGATTGGCCTGGCCACGGCGGCGCTGGTGTTCGGGTTCTTCTTCGTGTATCTGCCCCTCACCACCAACCACGGCGAAACCATCGTGGTGCCCAAAATCACGGGTATGAACCAGGCAGACCTCGAAGACTACCTCGATGAGCGCAACCTGCGCTTCTACGTCGACGACAGTTCCTATAATCCCGGCACGCGCCCGTTTACGGTGCTCAACCAGGACCCCGCGCCCGGCGAGAAGGTGAAGGAAGACCGCAAGATCTACATCACTGTGGCCATGAAGAACCCACCCGTCATCAAGATGCCCAAGCTGACGGATGGCTCGGTGAAAAACGCCCAGATGATTCTGAGCAGCTACGATTTGGTGGTAGGCCAGATCAAGCTGGTGCCCAACATTCAGCAGAACGCCGTGCTGCGGCAGCTGGTGGGCGGCAAGGAAATTGCGCCCGGCGCCGCCATTGCCAAAGGCACTAAAGTAGACCTGGAAGTGGGCGACGGCCTCGGCAACCAGGAATTCCCGGTGCCTAACCTCATCAACATGCCCGCCGACGAAGCCACCACCTTGCTCATCGGCCAGGGCCTGCAGCTGGGCGAAGTATTCTACCAGCCCGCCCAGGACGGCGAAACCGACGGCACCGTAGTGAAGCAGCGCCCCGTGGCCGCCCCCGACGCCACCATCCGCATGGGCCAGCTGGTCGACATCTGGGTGGCCGGCGACGAGCCAGTGAAACCAGTGAACTAGAATCGCAGATTTTGCAGATTTAAGGCTGATTTCACAGATTGATTTCCCCCGAAAGAGCCGCGCTGTTGCGCGGCTCTTTTGCGTTGTATTGCCACCAGCAGGCGCATACCTCTACCGCCTGAATCCGCGAAATCCTTTTTCAATCTGCAAAATCTGTGATTGAAATTTTAAGCGGTGCCGGCGCGTTTCAAGCCCATATCCTAACTTGCTTTCGATGATGTATTCCAAAGTTCTACGCGTTTCTGTCTTATCGATTCTGGGTGTGCTGCCCTTGGCCACGGTGGCGCAGGAGCTACACTCGCTGGGCACCGACCCGGGCCGCACGGCGCCGGCCGCCCGCCCGGCCACCGCCCAGCGCGGGCAGGCCCTGACGCTGCCCTTCTTCGACGACTTCACGACGCCCCAGGAGGGCACGCCGAAAGCGGCGAACTGGCTGCCCGGCGGCGGGGTGCTCGTCAACAACCGGTTTCCACTGGCGCCGCCCACCCGCGGCGTGGCCACCTTCGACGGGCAGCAGGCCAACGGCCGCCCCTACGGCAGCGGCTACAGCGACATCGACTCGCTGGTGTCGCAGCCCATCGACCTGAGCGGCCGCACCGCCACCGACCGGCTGTATCTGGGCTTCTACTGGCAGGCGGGCAACATTTTCCGGCGGCCGTCGGCCAATGCCAGCACGGCCGCGGTGCAGCTGCAGCTGGAGTTCAAAGACCAGAATGGCCTGTGGGTGCCGGTCTGGACGCGCCGCAGCAACGGCACCCGCGAGGACTTCCGGCGCAAGTTCGTGGCCATTGATCAGGCGCGGTTTCTGCACGGTGATTTCCAGTTCCGGTTTCGGGCCAAGGGCAGCCTGGCCAACAACGACGACTCCTGGAGCATCGACTACGTGAAGCTGGCCCCGGTGCGGGTGCGCGCCGATTCGCTGTATCAGGACGTGGCCACTAGCCGCCCGCTGAGCAGCTTGCTGGCCCGCGGCACGGCCATGCCGGTGGGGCAGTTCAACGCCGCCCCCAACCCGACCGCGCAACTCAACCCGGCCACCTTCACCACCATCAACAACCTCTCCGACAGCGGCTTTCCGGTGCCCGGCCGCTGGGTGGGCCAGCTGGACGTGCTGCCCAGCGGCCCGTCGGCCCTGTTCCGTACTACCGACTTCCTCTCGCTGAGCAGCCCGCAGTTTCAGTTTCGGATTGCGGGCGACCTGCGTAGCAGCCCGCTGCCGGTGTCGGCGGCGGCCAAAACGGTGCGGCACCGCCTCACGCTCATCACCAACGAAGCCAACACCGACCCGCGCACCCTGCCCAACGACACCATCTCGCGCGTGACCGAGTTGAGCGACTATTTCGCTTACGACGACGGCACCGCCGAAGCCTTCGTGAGCGTGCCGCCGTCTACCCTGAATCAGAGCTACTACGCTCTGCAGTTCGACCTCAACAAGCCCGACCAGGTGCGCAGCATCCGTATCTCGCCGGCGTATCCGAGTGCGGCGGGCCGCACCATCACCGTGAACGTGTGGGACGCCGACCCGGCCAACAGCGGGGCCCCTACCCGCTTGCCCAAAGCCACGCAGAGTGTGCAGATTCCGGCCTCGCTGCCGGCGGGCCAGACGTTCATGGAAGTTGCGTTTGCAGCGCCGGTGCCGGTGAGTGGGCGGTTTTATGCCGGCTACGGCCACGGCCTCATTACCACGCCGCTTGGCATCAACATCGACCTCAACAACGTGCCGCCCACGGATGCCTTCTGGCAGTTCACCCGCAACGTGTGGGAGCCGAGGCCCACGGTTTCGCCGGATGTGCCGCCGCAGTACGAGGGCTGGGCCCTGATGCTGCGCCCGGTGATGACCAACACGGTGCTCAGCAGCGCCCCGGCGTCGGTGGCCGACTCGTACAGCCTCTACCCCAACCCGGCCTCGCAGGGGCAGGTGCGGGTGCAGGGCCGCTACGCCCATGCCCAGGTGCTCGATGCCCTGGGCCGCGTGGCCTGGCAGCAGCCCGCCAGCCAGCACGGCCAGCCCCTGCTGGAGCTGGGCGCGCTGCCCGCCGGCCTCTACCTGGTGCAGCTGACACTGGCCGATGGCCTGACCGTGAGCAAGCGCCTGATACTGAACAAATAGATAATCTGCGGGCCCTTTTTGCGTGGTACTTATGTGGAGTTTTGCCACCTTTACGCTCCACAATTTTCCTTCCACAACCCTTCACATAGCCCTATGGCCGATATAACTCCTGCCGAGCTAAAACAACGCCAGGCCGCTGGCGAAAAACCTACCATTATTGACGTGCGCGAGCCTTGGGAAAACGAGGAAGGCCGCATCGAAGGCAGCCAGAATATTCCGCTTAACACGCTGCCGCAGAAGCTAGAAGAGCTGGAAGACCTCAAAGACCAGGAAATCATTGTGCACTGCAAAAGCGGCGGCCGTTCCACCTCGGCCAAAGCTTACCTCACCCAGCAGGGCTTTATGCAGGTTCGCAACCTGCTCGGCGGCTTCCAGGCCTACCAGCAGGCGTAGATTTTTCGGTTGTATCTATCGGAGTCGTTTCCTCGTTTGGGGAAACGACTCTTTTTTTATGCCTGTTTATCAACTACTTGACACAAAGTGCAATAATTAATTGTGCACAACTAAACATTACACAACCACAGGCAGTTCACTATTCTGAAACCCATGAGCGACACTCCATCCCTTCCTTCCGACGAAACGCTGCTGAAACTGGAAAGCCAGCTGTGCTTCCCCATCTATGCCGTTTCCAGGATGCTGACCAAGGCCTACCAGCCCTATCTGCAGGAGCTTGACCTGACCTATCCGCAATACCTGGTGCTGCTGCTGCTCTGGGAGCATGGCGAGCTGACCGTAAAGGCGCTGGGCGACAACCTGCTGCTCGACTCGGGCACGCTCACGCCGCTGCTCAAGCGGCTGGAGCAGAAGCAGTGGGTGAGCCGCCGCCGCGACCCGCGCGACGAGCGGTCCGTCATCATCGGCCTGCTGCCGGCTGGCCGCGAGCTGCAGAAGCGTGCTTGCCACGTTCCGGAGGCCCTGTTCGCCAGGCTGGGCATGCCGCCCGCCGAGTTTGAGGCCCTGCGCACCCAGCTTCAACAACTACTCATTCGGCTGTCCTGAGTCCTGGCCGGCTTTTTTTCTTCTTCCCTTCATTTTTTACCCGATGAAAATCAACAAAGTCTTCACCGCACAGGCAAAAGCCAAAGGTGGCCGCGACGGCCAGGTTACGTCCAAAGATGAGGTAATCAACATTCCGCTGAGCACGCCCAAGGAGATGGGCGGCCCCGGCAAGCCTAACTCCACCAATCCC
Proteins encoded in this region:
- a CDS encoding rhodanese-like domain-containing protein; protein product: MADITPAELKQRQAAGEKPTIIDVREPWENEEGRIEGSQNIPLNTLPQKLEELEDLKDQEIIVHCKSGGRSTSAKAYLTQQGFMQVRNLLGGFQAYQQA
- a CDS encoding MarR family winged helix-turn-helix transcriptional regulator, which produces MSDTPSLPSDETLLKLESQLCFPIYAVSRMLTKAYQPYLQELDLTYPQYLVLLLLWEHGELTVKALGDNLLLDSGTLTPLLKRLEQKQWVSRRRDPRDERSVIIGLLPAGRELQKRACHVPEALFARLGMPPAEFEALRTQLQQLLIRLS
- a CDS encoding PASTA domain-containing protein, with the protein product MSFFKSDTPLDLVKHLLVIGLATAALVFGFFFVYLPLTTNHGETIVVPKITGMNQADLEDYLDERNLRFYVDDSSYNPGTRPFTVLNQDPAPGEKVKEDRKIYITVAMKNPPVIKMPKLTDGSVKNAQMILSSYDLVVGQIKLVPNIQQNAVLRQLVGGKEIAPGAAIAKGTKVDLEVGDGLGNQEFPVPNLINMPADEATTLLIGQGLQLGEVFYQPAQDGETDGTVVKQRPVAAPDATIRMGQLVDIWVAGDEPVKPVN
- a CDS encoding T9SS type A sorting domain-containing protein, with the translated sequence MYSKVLRVSVLSILGVLPLATVAQELHSLGTDPGRTAPAARPATAQRGQALTLPFFDDFTTPQEGTPKAANWLPGGGVLVNNRFPLAPPTRGVATFDGQQANGRPYGSGYSDIDSLVSQPIDLSGRTATDRLYLGFYWQAGNIFRRPSANASTAAVQLQLEFKDQNGLWVPVWTRRSNGTREDFRRKFVAIDQARFLHGDFQFRFRAKGSLANNDDSWSIDYVKLAPVRVRADSLYQDVATSRPLSSLLARGTAMPVGQFNAAPNPTAQLNPATFTTINNLSDSGFPVPGRWVGQLDVLPSGPSALFRTTDFLSLSSPQFQFRIAGDLRSSPLPVSAAAKTVRHRLTLITNEANTDPRTLPNDTISRVTELSDYFAYDDGTAEAFVSVPPSTLNQSYYALQFDLNKPDQVRSIRISPAYPSAAGRTITVNVWDADPANSGAPTRLPKATQSVQIPASLPAGQTFMEVAFAAPVPVSGRFYAGYGHGLITTPLGINIDLNNVPPTDAFWQFTRNVWEPRPTVSPDVPPQYEGWALMLRPVMTNTVLSSAPASVADSYSLYPNPASQGQVRVQGRYAHAQVLDALGRVAWQQPASQHGQPLLELGALPAGLYLVQLTLADGLTVSKRLILNK